A region of Chitinophaga horti DNA encodes the following proteins:
- a CDS encoding YncE family protein, giving the protein MRIYPILFLLLVSLTCCRKDVEVFINEDTNLDSTANNGFAGFYLLNEGNMGSNKSTLDYFDYTTGKYQRNIYAVYNPTVPKELGDVGNDIAIYGGRLYAVINASNKVEVMDARTAKRIGQIEIPNCRYIKFDKGFAYVTSYAGPIEINPNYTQKGYVAKVDTATLAIADECMVGYQPDNLEITGGKIYVANSGGYMGAGSTEKYERTVSVIDLATFKEEKRIDVAYNLHHIKADKRGDLWVTSRGDYKQLPSRLYFIDKVQQKVTDTLPIAASNYYLDGDSLYIYSTEWSYITYSNVISYAIVNTQTREVVSRSFITDGTVDEIEVPYGIMVHPVTKDIYVTDAGNYVSPGILYCFSKDGKKKWSVRTGDIPAHFVLLPKS; this is encoded by the coding sequence ATGAGAATATACCCGATACTATTCCTCCTCCTGGTATCGCTTACCTGCTGCAGGAAGGACGTGGAAGTATTCATCAATGAGGACACTAACCTGGATTCTACCGCCAACAACGGTTTCGCGGGCTTCTACCTGCTGAACGAGGGCAACATGGGCAGCAACAAAAGCACCCTCGATTACTTCGATTACACCACCGGCAAATACCAGCGCAACATCTACGCGGTATACAATCCCACCGTACCCAAAGAACTGGGCGATGTGGGCAACGACATCGCTATTTACGGCGGCCGCCTGTATGCCGTAATCAACGCCTCCAACAAAGTAGAAGTGATGGATGCCCGTACGGCCAAACGCATCGGGCAGATAGAGATTCCCAACTGCCGTTACATTAAGTTCGATAAAGGCTTCGCGTATGTAACGTCTTACGCCGGGCCTATCGAGATCAACCCCAACTATACGCAGAAGGGCTATGTAGCGAAGGTAGATACCGCCACCCTGGCCATTGCAGATGAATGTATGGTAGGCTACCAGCCCGACAACCTGGAGATTACAGGCGGTAAGATTTACGTCGCCAACTCCGGCGGCTACATGGGCGCGGGCAGCACCGAAAAGTATGAACGTACGGTATCTGTAATCGATCTGGCCACGTTCAAAGAAGAGAAACGCATCGATGTAGCGTATAACCTGCATCACATTAAAGCAGATAAACGTGGTGACCTTTGGGTTACATCGCGGGGCGATTATAAACAACTCCCCTCCCGTTTGTACTTCATTGACAAAGTGCAGCAAAAAGTGACCGACACTTTACCTATAGCGGCGAGTAATTATTACCTGGACGGCGATTCGCTGTACATCTACAGCACCGAGTGGAGTTACATCACTTACTCCAACGTGATCAGCTACGCCATCGTTAATACCCAAACCCGCGAGGTAGTGAGCCGTTCCTTTATTACCGATGGAACTGTCGACGAAATTGAAGTACCCTACGGCATTATGGTACACCCCGTTACCAAAGATATTTATGTAACAGACGCAGGCAACTATGTGTCGCCGGGCATACTGTATTGTTTTTCGAAGGATGGTAAAAAGAAATGGAGCGTTCGCACCGGTGATATACCAGCCCATTTTGTGTTATTGCCTAAATCATAA
- a CDS encoding PKD-like domain-containing protein yields the protein MKHFILVLLAGAIFLASACRKEQYLPPTIIGVEADTTILNIGDKIVLAPDITNLKGNKYAWLVNGKEVASGQTFYTFEATDSGHFAVTFRINNKGGNDEQVFPVYVEKPISITLADQLAVSMCNVLEIKPTIAGPDRDDYSYVWKVGDSVISKTRDLNFIAPDPGTYTLTLSATAGKQSTTISRPITVKAETYVKNAYTLLEYLPAPAKGQNWSVIGYPDSWKYGVEFPLAYNDYLAKSSELRKTTFSAGLVLGSWGGSATFKFDHTVVNAAGKPDIEVTAIYSRLDVPGVYVAYDRNKNGKPDADEWYEIKNDDYGIDDLPDYQITYTYDRLETDGRRIYHYFDWKDNQETVVEGEVQYAKVITSSMTTGNVMSTKGFFPGYYMPDTATKKMVVMDGWASSFTRKGKRISRNVSGAVQFQQKLNIDIDMAVNAKGEFVTLPGIDFIKVQKVVYPFQLDTGLGIVKDWNMEEGRLTQLFGILDKHLKN from the coding sequence ATGAAACATTTCATTCTTGTGCTGCTCGCGGGCGCCATCTTTCTTGCTTCCGCCTGTAGGAAAGAACAGTACCTGCCGCCCACCATTATCGGGGTCGAAGCCGATACGACCATCCTGAACATCGGTGATAAGATCGTACTGGCGCCCGACATCACCAACCTGAAAGGCAACAAGTACGCCTGGCTGGTGAACGGCAAAGAAGTAGCATCCGGTCAAACCTTTTATACGTTCGAAGCTACCGACTCCGGCCATTTCGCGGTGACGTTCCGCATCAACAACAAAGGCGGTAATGATGAACAGGTTTTTCCTGTTTATGTAGAAAAGCCCATCAGCATTACTTTGGCTGATCAACTGGCGGTATCGATGTGTAATGTGCTCGAAATTAAACCAACGATCGCCGGTCCGGACCGCGACGACTACAGTTATGTATGGAAAGTCGGCGACTCTGTTATCAGCAAAACCCGCGACCTGAACTTTATAGCGCCTGATCCGGGCACGTACACGCTCACATTGAGTGCTACCGCCGGTAAACAATCGACCACGATCAGCCGCCCTATCACCGTGAAAGCGGAAACGTATGTGAAGAATGCTTACACGCTGCTCGAGTACCTGCCTGCACCCGCAAAAGGACAAAACTGGTCGGTGATCGGGTACCCGGACTCCTGGAAGTATGGTGTAGAATTTCCGCTGGCTTACAACGACTACCTGGCTAAATCCAGCGAGCTGCGTAAAACAACCTTCAGCGCCGGCCTGGTGCTTGGGTCCTGGGGCGGTTCCGCCACGTTTAAGTTTGATCATACGGTAGTAAATGCTGCCGGTAAACCAGACATCGAAGTAACGGCCATCTATTCCCGCCTGGACGTTCCGGGTGTATATGTTGCTTACGACCGCAACAAAAACGGCAAGCCGGATGCAGACGAATGGTACGAAATCAAAAATGATGATTACGGCATCGATGACCTTCCGGACTACCAGATTACCTATACTTACGACAGGCTCGAAACAGATGGCAGAAGAATCTATCACTACTTCGACTGGAAAGACAACCAGGAAACCGTGGTAGAGGGCGAGGTACAATATGCAAAGGTCATTACCTCTTCCATGACTACAGGCAATGTGATGTCTACCAAAGGCTTCTTCCCCGGCTATTACATGCCGGACACCGCGACGAAGAAAATGGTCGTGATGGACGGATGGGCCAGTTCTTTCACCCGTAAAGGCAAACGTATCAGCAGGAACGTATCGGGTGCAGTGCAGTTCCAGCAGAAATTAAACATTGACATTGATATGGCCGTAAATGCCAAAGGCGAATTCGTGACCTTACCGGGCATCGACTTTATCAAAGTGCAGAAAGTAGTATATCCATTTCAGCTGGATACTGGCTTAGGCATCGTGAAAGACTGGAACATGGAGGAAGGCAGGCTTACACAATTATTCGGCATACTGGACAAACATCTTAAAAACTAA
- a CDS encoding chloride channel protein: MGDFKKIRKQLAFYKFSRAFQQLSFRKVRMYELVIHWLHSKLSRMQFLMLSGILVGCAAGLTGVLLKMLVHYIHYFITYKVHFSTQLVFYALFPFLGIVLTTIIVITFFRGQARKGIPAILYEIAQNSSLIPKVKMYSQIIQSAITVGLGGSAGLESPIAVTGAAIGSNYAQVYKLHYKERTLLLAAGATAGIASAFNAPIAGMMFAFEVLLTGVIFSDFLPLIIAAVCGSLISKIILQEDVLFHFESQTAFNYRNVPFYILLGICSGLYARYFVVLSGRIEHFFKKLGWSQLRKALLGGATVAVLCMLMPPLFGEGYTSVKDLAAGHVERMMQNSFLAYFRMEEWMVMVFLGAVLLLKAIATSVTIQSGGNGGNFAPSLFAGAFLGYFVASICNAMGLNVPVTNFVIVSMAGVMSGVMYAPLTAIFLIAESTSGYDLFIPLMIVSVSSFLMVKWFSPIWPEIKHFADSGKIFTREMDKNVLSGVQLQKLVDVNFQYVSPRILLRELIERVRSTPFDRLAVLSDEGYLKGIITLDELRPVMFDPNLYDQLTAKDIMRAPISEINLSDSITDAARKFDETQAWHLPVINEGKMIGFLSKSDILMAYRQLMQEFSADD; encoded by the coding sequence ATGGGCGATTTCAAAAAGATCAGGAAGCAACTGGCATTCTACAAATTCAGCAGGGCCTTTCAACAGCTGAGCTTCAGGAAAGTGCGTATGTATGAACTGGTAATTCACTGGCTGCATAGTAAGCTCTCCCGTATGCAGTTCCTGATGCTGTCCGGCATATTGGTGGGCTGTGCTGCGGGGTTAACGGGCGTACTGCTGAAAATGCTTGTCCACTACATCCACTACTTCATCACGTATAAAGTCCATTTCAGCACCCAGCTGGTTTTTTATGCGCTCTTCCCCTTCCTCGGCATTGTACTTACCACCATTATCGTCATTACCTTTTTCCGGGGACAGGCACGTAAAGGCATCCCGGCCATACTATACGAAATTGCGCAGAACAGCAGCCTGATTCCCAAGGTGAAGATGTATTCACAGATCATCCAGAGCGCGATTACCGTGGGTTTAGGTGGTTCGGCCGGACTGGAAAGCCCGATCGCTGTGACCGGGGCTGCTATCGGCTCCAACTATGCCCAGGTGTATAAACTGCACTATAAGGAACGCACCCTGTTACTGGCGGCCGGCGCAACTGCGGGCATTGCATCTGCCTTTAATGCACCCATTGCGGGTATGATGTTCGCCTTTGAGGTACTGCTCACGGGCGTCATTTTCTCCGACTTCCTTCCGCTGATCATCGCCGCGGTATGTGGTAGCCTGATCTCCAAGATCATTCTGCAGGAAGATGTATTGTTTCACTTCGAATCGCAAACAGCGTTCAATTACCGGAACGTTCCGTTTTATATCCTGTTGGGCATTTGCAGCGGACTGTATGCCCGTTACTTCGTGGTGCTATCAGGCCGTATCGAACACTTTTTTAAGAAACTGGGCTGGTCGCAATTACGTAAAGCCTTACTCGGCGGCGCTACCGTAGCCGTATTATGTATGTTGATGCCACCGCTCTTCGGCGAGGGTTACACGAGCGTGAAAGACCTTGCTGCAGGACATGTTGAACGCATGATGCAGAACAGCTTCCTCGCCTACTTCCGCATGGAAGAATGGATGGTAATGGTATTCCTGGGAGCTGTGCTATTACTGAAGGCAATCGCCACCTCGGTAACCATCCAGAGTGGTGGAAATGGCGGCAACTTTGCGCCTTCGCTGTTTGCGGGTGCGTTTCTCGGGTATTTCGTGGCAAGTATCTGTAATGCAATGGGGCTAAACGTACCCGTTACTAATTTCGTAATCGTGAGTATGGCAGGTGTCATGAGTGGGGTGATGTATGCGCCGCTCACAGCCATCTTCCTGATCGCAGAATCGACATCTGGCTATGACCTGTTCATACCTTTGATGATCGTATCCGTTTCGTCGTTCCTGATGGTGAAATGGTTCTCTCCCATCTGGCCCGAAATCAAACATTTTGCAGACTCGGGCAAGATATTCACCCGCGAGATGGATAAGAATGTATTGTCTGGCGTACAGCTGCAGAAGCTCGTGGATGTGAACTTCCAGTACGTATCTCCCCGCATACTCTTGCGAGAACTGATAGAACGGGTGCGGTCTACCCCGTTCGACCGCCTGGCGGTGCTATCCGACGAAGGATATTTAAAGGGCATCATCACACTGGATGAACTGCGCCCGGTGATGTTCGACCCGAATTTATACGATCAGCTGACTGCCAAAGATATTATGCGTGCGCCTATCTCCGAGATCAACCTGAGCGACAGTATTACCGATGCAGCGCGTAAGTTCGATGAAACCCAGGCCTGGCACCTGCCCGTGATCAACGAAGGTAAGATGATCGGCTTCCTTTCAAAATCGGATATACTGATGGCATACCGGCAGTTGATGCAGGAGTTTTCGGCAGATGATTAA
- a CDS encoding TIGR00341 family protein yields MRKRKPNRRWRMLRLVISRRFNLHIDKADEQSVIRSIALNTEFKGANLWALIFAILIASIGLNVNSPAFIIGAMLISPLMGPITGVGLGIGINDFELVKKGFRNLFFATIISIATSTVYFLLTPLHEAQSELLARTTPSVWDVFIAFFGGLAGMVAATRKEKSNVIPGVAIATTLMPPLCTAGFGIANGNWYYLVGALYLYFINTVFICFSTILIVRFLRFRKKYFEDKRYEKKVSRYIFFILLITLLPSIYMAYRIVNKSIFTSNAQKFVKEQFAFRNTQVVNRNFVFDGREGDIELLLIGHEIPAVVLDSIRAQLPRYKLPDARLVVRQGLNAKQEIDLMQVKASILEDVFSRDSTLRPAAADSVRSLPDLRLELKALFPGMKSYAINGMEVKSIDSVRTDKVTMVVASFEKRPSANERLRLERWLKQRLRADTLSVVLQ; encoded by the coding sequence ATGAGAAAAAGGAAACCGAATCGCCGCTGGCGAATGCTCCGGTTGGTCATCAGCCGCCGTTTCAACCTGCACATCGATAAAGCGGATGAGCAGAGTGTGATACGATCTATTGCGCTGAATACGGAGTTTAAGGGCGCGAACCTGTGGGCATTGATCTTCGCGATCCTGATCGCCTCGATCGGTTTAAATGTAAATTCCCCGGCCTTCATTATCGGCGCTATGCTGATATCCCCGCTGATGGGGCCCATCACTGGGGTAGGTCTTGGAATTGGCATCAATGACTTCGAACTTGTAAAGAAGGGTTTTCGAAACCTGTTTTTCGCAACGATTATCAGTATCGCTACTTCCACTGTATATTTCCTGTTAACGCCGCTGCACGAAGCGCAGAGTGAACTGCTGGCACGTACCACCCCGTCTGTATGGGATGTATTTATCGCCTTCTTCGGCGGATTAGCGGGGATGGTAGCAGCTACACGTAAGGAGAAAAGTAACGTGATCCCGGGCGTGGCCATCGCCACTACATTGATGCCGCCTTTATGCACCGCGGGTTTCGGTATAGCCAACGGCAATTGGTATTATCTTGTTGGAGCCCTGTATCTTTATTTTATCAACACTGTTTTTATCTGCTTCAGTACAATTCTGATCGTTCGTTTTCTCCGCTTCAGGAAGAAGTATTTCGAAGACAAACGATATGAAAAGAAGGTGTCCCGTTACATCTTTTTTATCCTGTTGATAACTTTGTTGCCCAGTATTTACATGGCTTACCGCATTGTGAACAAAAGCATCTTTACCAGCAATGCACAAAAGTTTGTGAAGGAACAATTTGCCTTCCGTAATACCCAGGTCGTGAACCGGAACTTTGTGTTTGATGGGCGCGAGGGGGATATCGAGTTGCTGCTCATCGGTCATGAAATACCTGCTGTGGTGCTGGATTCTATCCGGGCGCAATTGCCACGGTACAAACTTCCTGATGCGCGGCTCGTTGTGCGGCAGGGCCTCAATGCCAAACAGGAAATAGATCTCATGCAGGTAAAGGCCAGCATCCTGGAAGATGTGTTTAGCCGCGATTCCACTTTACGTCCTGCCGCAGCAGATTCAGTAAGGTCGCTGCCCGATCTGCGGCTGGAGCTTAAAGCGCTGTTCCCCGGCATGAAATCCTACGCGATCAACGGAATGGAAGTGAAGTCGATCGATTCTGTGCGTACGGATAAGGTAACGATGGTGGTCGCCAGCTTCGAAAAGCGCCCGTCGGCTAATGAGCGCCTGCGGTTGGAACGATGGCTGAAACAGCGGCTGAGGGCAGATACGTTGAGTGTAGTACTGCAATGA
- a CDS encoding HAD family hydrolase, with the protein MMLLATDLDGTFLGGSTVARQQLYMLLRKRRDIQLVYVTGRGLSSVEPLIAEEGIPTPAYIIGDVGATIVNGWTLQPVMPLQAPIAAVWPGCDVVRNQLRGIPGLLYQDVPQERRCSFYLKEASLLPTIREQLAGLNCDVIYSAGKYLDVLPAGVNKGTSLMALVDLLDVDPVTVLVAGDSLNDLAMYHCGYKGVVVGNCEQALAVATHALPDVICAQADGAGAILEAMGHFALPDRKPELVNC; encoded by the coding sequence ATGATGTTATTAGCAACTGACCTGGATGGAACGTTTTTAGGAGGAAGTACGGTAGCACGCCAGCAATTGTACATGTTACTGCGCAAACGCCGAGATATACAACTGGTGTATGTTACCGGTCGCGGATTGTCATCCGTAGAGCCTTTGATAGCAGAAGAGGGCATTCCGACCCCGGCTTATATTATCGGGGATGTGGGAGCAACCATCGTAAACGGCTGGACGTTACAACCTGTTATGCCCCTGCAGGCTCCGATTGCGGCCGTGTGGCCCGGGTGCGATGTGGTTCGTAACCAGTTACGGGGTATACCCGGACTGCTTTACCAGGATGTACCGCAGGAGCGCCGCTGTTCCTTCTACCTGAAGGAAGCGTCGCTGCTGCCCACTATCCGCGAACAGCTTGCCGGACTTAACTGCGACGTGATTTACTCTGCCGGCAAATACCTGGATGTGCTGCCGGCCGGCGTCAATAAAGGCACTTCGTTAATGGCGCTGGTGGACTTATTAGATGTAGATCCGGTCACGGTATTAGTAGCAGGCGATAGTTTAAACGACCTGGCCATGTATCATTGTGGTTATAAAGGCGTTGTAGTGGGTAACTGCGAACAGGCACTGGCAGTGGCTACCCACGCCTTGCCCGATGTAATTTGTGCGCAGGCAGATGGTGCAGGTGCGATATTAGAAGCGATGGGGCATTTCGCACTGCCTGATCGAAAACCGGAACTTGTTAATTGTTAG
- a CDS encoding universal stress protein — MAKQFRTILVPVDFSVNTGTAIARALLMVPPDGATIHLLHVQRIGAGGYWRKITQFFRGLSWKQVRAAIKRSELKLLELKDAIEATTEHAKVEVAVCHGQSVEDTIIRKAIDLRADLLVLGKRSQHTTFPQLNTVVPSRIAQASGVPVLTAKPGALHSSLQKVVMPVSTRFPANKLALIAAIRRQRDLQVQLVIFADHDTDKPFPRQSLLAIFKILKGQAGGKVNYVVLHGRDKVKALLEYTRSIDADMVVVDPGAETKLTGWSNRHLSDMLPPHSKTMVLAVR; from the coding sequence ATGGCTAAACAGTTTCGCACGATATTGGTCCCGGTGGATTTTTCGGTGAATACCGGAACAGCCATTGCACGTGCCCTGTTGATGGTACCGCCCGATGGCGCTACGATTCACCTGTTACACGTACAGCGGATCGGGGCCGGTGGTTACTGGCGTAAGATCACCCAGTTTTTCCGCGGACTGTCGTGGAAGCAGGTAAGGGCCGCCATTAAACGTTCGGAGCTGAAGCTGCTGGAATTGAAAGATGCTATTGAAGCCACCACGGAACATGCGAAGGTAGAGGTAGCTGTTTGTCACGGGCAGTCTGTGGAAGATACGATTATCAGGAAGGCGATCGACCTGCGGGCAGACCTGCTGGTACTTGGTAAACGTTCGCAACATACTACGTTCCCACAACTCAATACCGTAGTGCCGAGCCGCATTGCGCAGGCTTCCGGCGTGCCGGTACTCACCGCTAAACCGGGCGCGCTTCATAGCAGCCTGCAAAAGGTGGTGATGCCCGTTAGTACCCGTTTCCCTGCCAACAAGCTGGCATTGATCGCCGCGATACGTCGCCAGCGGGATTTGCAGGTGCAGCTGGTGATCTTTGCAGATCATGATACCGACAAACCTTTTCCCCGGCAATCACTGCTGGCGATCTTCAAAATATTGAAAGGTCAGGCAGGAGGGAAGGTGAATTACGTCGTACTGCATGGCCGTGATAAAGTCAAAGCCCTGCTGGAATATACACGCAGTATAGATGCGGATATGGTCGTGGTAGATCCGGGTGCGGAAACGAAACTGACAGGATGGTCAAACCGGCATTTGTCGGATATGCTGCCTCCCCATTCCAAAACGATGGTGCTCGCAGTGCGTTGA
- a CDS encoding response regulator transcription factor, with amino-acid sequence METNRILLVEDEARIADMLSFGLRENGYDVDVAYDGSLGYRMYDGGGFDLLVLDINLPGMNGFEFCKRVRAGDEKTPIIMLTALGALDDKIEGYDAGADDYISKPFEFRELLMKIRALLRRSGNVAAPAGNLLRAGDLVMNLDTREVKRDGKDIYLTAKELQLLEYLMRNKNRVVSRADIAVNVWSINFDTSTNIIDVYINYVRNKVDKPFDQKMIHTQVGLGYVLKDH; translated from the coding sequence ATGGAAACAAATCGCATCTTACTGGTAGAGGATGAGGCAAGGATCGCCGACATGCTGAGTTTCGGCCTGCGGGAAAACGGATACGACGTGGACGTGGCCTACGACGGCAGCCTGGGCTACAGGATGTATGATGGTGGCGGATTTGACCTGCTGGTACTCGACATCAACCTGCCCGGCATGAATGGATTCGAATTCTGCAAACGGGTACGCGCCGGGGATGAAAAAACGCCTATCATCATGTTAACCGCCCTGGGCGCGCTGGACGATAAGATAGAAGGTTACGACGCCGGTGCCGACGATTACATTTCCAAACCGTTTGAATTTCGCGAGCTGCTGATGAAAATACGGGCCTTACTGCGCCGCAGCGGGAACGTGGCCGCACCGGCGGGCAACCTGTTAAGGGCAGGCGACCTGGTGATGAACCTCGATACCCGTGAAGTGAAGCGGGATGGGAAAGACATATATCTTACCGCCAAGGAACTGCAATTGCTCGAATACCTGATGCGGAACAAGAACCGCGTGGTGTCGCGGGCCGATATTGCCGTGAATGTGTGGAGTATTAATTTCGATACCAGCACCAATATAATCGACGTATACATCAATTACGTGCGGAACAAAGTAGATAAACCCTTCGACCAAAAGATGATCCATACCCAGGTAGGCCTGGGTTATGTACTGAAAGACCATTAA
- a CDS encoding sensor histidine kinase: protein MPIRLRITTFFTGLFILLLGIVCLSIYYFSSLSRLQNVKTRLTNRAITTDRMLTHDTTINKEMMYRIDSLTAMALKRKAVQVYNADGQLDYFYADASGDSMPVSPAVLAAARRSGTFYFNQGTREAIAYSDRTLKNGIVIVSVGVDEDGRENIDQLRSILISSFIGGILLAFIGGYIFSAGLLKPVRRIANEVKEISAHNLERRIPAGDTHDEWHLLASTLNQLLDRLKDSFELQRRFISNASHELSTPLTLISSQLEIYLQRDRSEAAYREAMTQILKDVQHMNSLVQALLQFATASRNPGGLQIGPVRIDEVLMQLPGEVHARDTQHSVSLDFGTLPEEDDKLLVLGNETLIFTAIMNIVSNACKYSGDHHADVSLLVEDHHFIIRVKDQGIGIDEQEINNIFQPFYRIEQEHNSKGFGLGLSLATRIIKLHKGDITVSSTPGVGTVFTIVLPGGEV from the coding sequence ATGCCGATACGTTTACGCATCACCACCTTCTTTACCGGCCTGTTTATATTGCTGCTGGGCATCGTTTGCCTGTCGATCTACTACTTTTCGTCGTTATCGCGGTTACAGAACGTGAAGACAAGGCTTACCAACCGGGCCATCACTACCGATCGTATGCTTACGCATGATACGACGATCAACAAGGAAATGATGTACCGCATCGACTCGCTCACGGCGATGGCATTAAAACGTAAGGCGGTACAGGTGTATAATGCGGACGGGCAGCTTGACTATTTTTATGCGGATGCCAGCGGCGACAGTATGCCCGTATCGCCCGCTGTATTAGCCGCCGCCAGGCGAAGCGGCACCTTTTATTTTAACCAGGGAACACGGGAAGCCATCGCTTACTCCGACCGCACATTGAAGAACGGCATTGTAATCGTATCGGTAGGTGTGGATGAAGACGGCCGCGAGAACATCGACCAATTACGATCCATTCTCATTTCCAGCTTCATCGGCGGCATACTACTGGCATTTATTGGCGGATACATCTTTTCTGCCGGATTGCTGAAACCCGTGAGGCGAATCGCCAACGAAGTGAAGGAAATATCTGCCCATAACCTCGAGCGCCGCATTCCCGCCGGTGACACCCACGATGAATGGCACCTGCTGGCATCGACCCTTAACCAGCTGCTGGACCGCCTCAAAGACAGCTTTGAGCTGCAACGCCGCTTCATCTCTAACGCCTCCCATGAACTATCTACCCCGCTGACCCTGATCTCCAGCCAGCTGGAAATCTACCTCCAGCGCGATCGCTCAGAAGCCGCCTATCGTGAGGCTATGACACAGATCCTGAAGGACGTGCAGCATATGAACTCCCTGGTACAGGCCCTGCTGCAATTCGCCACCGCCTCCCGCAATCCTGGTGGATTACAAATCGGCCCTGTGCGTATTGACGAAGTACTGATGCAGCTGCCAGGCGAAGTACATGCCCGCGACACGCAGCACAGCGTATCCCTGGATTTCGGTACCCTGCCGGAAGAAGACGACAAGCTGCTCGTCTTAGGCAACGAGACCCTCATTTTCACCGCGATCATGAACATCGTGTCCAACGCCTGCAAATACTCCGGGGACCATCATGCCGACGTGTCGTTACTGGTAGAAGATCACCACTTTATCATCCGGGTGAAAGACCAAGGCATTGGCATCGACGAGCAGGAAATCAACAACATTTTTCAACCCTTTTACCGGATAGAACAGGAACATAACTCCAAGGGATTCGGCCTTGGCCTGTCGCTGGCAACGCGGATCATTAAGCTGCACAAGGGCGACATTACGGTTAGTTCGACACCGGGTGTGGGGACGGTGTTTACGATTGTGTTGCCTGGTGGGGAAGTCTAG